A genomic region of Papaver somniferum cultivar HN1 chromosome 7, ASM357369v1, whole genome shotgun sequence contains the following coding sequences:
- the LOC113294238 gene encoding receptor-like protein kinase 5 → MQHTNYRENYKQKKLKPKDSIKISLLMLTKLKGSKTILALKTNRRLEIENNRFTGRIPLDIASSAQLVVFDVSNNLFTGELPVGLTSLSLALDGNEISGTIPFDIISWKSLDTLTLSRNRISGGLPPKIGSLPNLNKLDLSANQISGSIPFDIGNLKLSFLNLSSNLLSGKIPFRLEAFDDSFFNNSGLRYDTEISNLVSCNSLSNRNSRRLSPKFIALIVVVVVVVAILLAVILVLVAIRSIYKRKQDDEEDSVTWKVIRFQRLVDFSESQILSGLNKDKKVVDFGVAKIVQAGQPFSASIVAGSFGCIAPEYGRTLKVNEKVDVYSFGVVLLELVTRREANKGDEDRRLAEWAAHRFLETPLDALLDEEVKEGCDVAEMTSVFRLGLMCTSTLPSNRPTMSEALQFLIRHCSSQEVYEKKALVTADNDVAPLLLSRHSDVDHSALEV, encoded by the exons CGCTTAGAAATTGAGAACAACAGGTTTACAGGAAGGATCCCCTTGGACATTGCAAGTTCGGCTCAATTGGTGGTGTTTGATGTAAGCAACAATCTCTTTACTGGTGAGTTACCTGTGGGGCTgacttctctttctcttgctttAGATGGAAATGAAATTTCGGGTACGATTCCTTTCGATATAATCTCATGGAAGTCGCTTGACACTTTAACTTTGAGTAGAAACCGGATTTCCGGCGGGCTTCCTCCCAAAATAGGTTCACTTCCTAATCTCAATAAACTTGATTTATCTGCAAAccaaatttctggttcaattccaTTTGATATTGGCAACTTAAAGCTCAGTTTCCTTAACCTGTCTTCAAATCTACTCTCCGGGAAGATCCCATTTCGATTAGAAGCATTTGACGACAGCTTCTTCAACAATTCTGGCCTTCGCTACGATACTGAAATATCAAACCTTGTGTCCTGCAATTCTTTGTCTAATCGAAATTCACGTAGGCTGTCACCAAAATTTATCGCTTTGAtagtagttgttgttgttgtagtagcAATACTTCTTGCAGTCATCTTGGTATTGGTTGCCATAAGAAGTATATATAAGCGAAAACAAGACGATGAAGAAGATTCTGTAACATGGAAGGTGATAAGATTTCAGAGATTAGTGGACTTCAGTGAATCGCAGATTTTGTCCGGGCTTAACAAAGA CAAAAAAGTTGTGGATTTTGGGGTAGCTAAGATAGTTCAGGCAGGACAACCATTTTCAGCATCCATTGTAGCAGGCTCTTTCGGATGCATTGCTCCAG AGTATGGTCGGACACTCAAAGTAAATGAAAAGGTGGATGTTTATAGCTTCGGGGTAGTACTCTTGGAACTTGTTACTAGGCGAGAAGCGAACAAAGGAGATGAAGATAGAAGACTTGCTGAATGGGCAGCACACCGGTTTCTAGAAACACCTTTGGATGCTCTGCTAGATGAAGAAGTGAAAGAAGGTTGCGACGTGGCGGAAATGACTAGTGTATTCAGACTTGGGTTGATGTGTACAAGTACATTACCTTCCAATAGGCCGACCATGTCAGAAGCATTGCAATTTCTAATCAGGCATTGTTCTTCCCAAGAAGTATACGAAAAGAAAGCCCTGGTTACTGCTGATAATGATGTCGCTCCTCTTCTTCTTAGTCGTCATTCAGATGTGGATCACAGCGCCCTGGAAGTTTAA
- the LOC113294240 gene encoding hexokinase-1-like — MKRVHDTHKRIRAAEPCAASRCTKAMSILKEFEEQCATPVGKLRQVVDAMHAGLASEGGSKLKMLNSYVDNLPTGEEHGLFYALDLGGTNFRVLRVQLGGRDGRVTKQEFTEVSIPLELMTATSSKLFDFIAKELARFVATEGEGFFLHPGNRRELGFTFSFPVKQLSISSGTLIRWTKGFSIDDVVDKDVVAELTKALDRQGIDMRVAALVNDTIGTLAGGKYLNNDVAAAVILGTGTNAAYVERAHAIPKSGDMVINTEWGNFRSSHLPVTEYDQALDQESLNAGEQIFEKVISGMYLGDILRRVLCKIAEEAGIFGDTVPSKLKTRFVLRTPEMSAMHLDTSRDLSVVGSKLNDIFGISDTSLETRRVVVDLCNIVATRAARLSAAGILGILKKMGKDTVKDGEKQRTVIAVDGGLFEHYTKFRSCLKSTLNELLGDEAARTVIIEHANDGSGIGAALLAASHSQYH, encoded by the coding sequence ATGAAGCGTGTTCATGATACTCATAAACGCATTCGTGCAGCAGAACCATGTGCTGCATCTAGATGCACAAAAGCCATGTCTATACTAAAAGAATTTGAAGAGCAGTGCGCTACCCCAGTTGGTAAACTTAGACAAGTTGTTGATGCTATGCATGCTGGTCTTGCTTCTGAAGGTGGTAGTAAGCTTAAGATGCTTAATAGCTATGTCGATAATCTCCCTACTGGTGAGGAACATGGTTTATTTTATGCTTTGGATCTCGGTGGCACAAATTTCCGTGTATTGCGTGTACAATTGGGTGGAAGGGATGGGCGTGTTACTAAACAAGAATTTACTGAAGTCTCAATTCCTCTTGAATTGATGACTGCCACTTCAAGCAAGCTATTTGATTTCATCGCCAAGGAGCTCGCAAGATTTGTAGCTACAGAAGGAGAAGGTTTCTTCCTCCATCCTGGTAACCGGAGGGAATTGGGTTTCACCTTTTCGTTCCCAGTTAAGCAGTTGTCAATCTCATCTGGAACTCTTATCAGGTGGACAAAGGGTTTCTCCATCGATGACGTGGTTGATAAAGATGTGGTGGCAGAACTAACTAAAGCCTTAGACAGACAGGGAATTGACATGCGTGTCGCAGCTCTGGTGAACGACACAATTGGTACATTAGCTGGAGGCAAATACTTGAATAATGATGTTGCAGCTGCAGTTATTTTGGGAACTGGAACAAACGCGGCATATGTAGAGCGTGCACACGCCATTCCTAAATCAGGAGATATGGTAATCAACACCGAGTGGGGTAACTTCCGATCATCACACCTTCCCGTGACTGAATATGATCAGGCTTTGGACCAGGAAAGTCTTAACGCGGGTGAGCAGATTTTCGAGAAGGTTATCTCTGGGATGTATTTGGGAGATATTTTGCGTAGAGTCCTCTGCAAAATTGCTGAAGAGGCTGGAATTTTTGGTGATACTGTTCCGTCAAAGCTTAAGACTCGGTTCGTTTTAAGGACTCCTGAAATGTCTGCAATGCATCTTGACACATCCCGAGATTTGAGTGTAGTTGGAAGCAAATTGAATGACATCTTTGGGATATCTGATACTTCCCTTGAAACAAGAAGAGTGGTTGTAGATCTCTGCAACATTGTTGCTACACGTGCTGCCCGTCTTTCTGCCGCTGGGATCTTGGGCATTTTGAAGAAGATGGGAAAAGACACGGTCAAGGACGGAGAGAAGCAGAGAACTGTGATAGCCGTGGATGGAGGGTTATTTgagcactacaccaaattcagatCCTGTTTGAAGAGCACCCTCAACGAGTTACTCGGAGATGAAGCTGCACGCACCGTTATTATTGAGCACGCAAACGATGGTTCTGGAATTGGTGCTGCTCTTCTTGCAGCTTCTCATTCTCAGTATCACTAA